One stretch of Suricata suricatta isolate VVHF042 chromosome 13, meerkat_22Aug2017_6uvM2_HiC, whole genome shotgun sequence DNA includes these proteins:
- the DIPK1B gene encoding divergent protein kinase domain 1B, giving the protein MRGGRVTLTPEVKAGWEGQIRVCPVAQEGRPGRGEGAAARRPQEPGLETAWEGPLPRPGRSPGSRSPVFGQDQEPTEAEPEGKGWGGGVEGPAEAAKWPSLSPLPPGLKKPFPHGRDHPLPTKAQKPRGVRAPPRLEEGRLPGLRVKYVFLVWLGIFAGSWLVYVHYSTYAELCRGHVCQVVICDQYRKGIISGSLCQDLCNLHKVEWKTCLSSVPGRQVYSGLWQGKEVTIKCGLKEGPDSRARSDAAPRQELVLFDKPTRGTSIQEFREMTLSFLKANLGDLPSLPALVGQVLLMADFNKDSRVSLAEAKSVWALLQRNEFLLLLSLQEEHASRLLGSCGDLYVTEGVPLGSWHGAALPPLLRPLLPPALHTALQQWLGPAWPWRAKIAIGLLEFVEELFHGAYGTFYMCETTLANVGYTAKYDFKMADLQQVAPEAAVRRFLQGRHCEHSADCTYGRDCRAPCDKLMRQCKGDLIQPNLAKVCELLRDYLLPGAPAELREELAKQLRTCTTLSGLASQVEAHHSLVLSHLRTLLWKEISNTKFS; this is encoded by the exons ATGCGTGGTGGGCGGGTCACGCTCACACCCGAGGTCAAGGCTGGCTGGGAGGGACAG ATCCGTGTGTGCCCTGTGGCCCAGGAGGGCCGCCCTGGGCGCGGTGAGGGCGCAGCCGCACGGAGGCCTCAGGAGCCGGGCCTGGAGACGGCCTGGGAaggccccctgccccgcccaggCCGCTCCCCAGGGTCCCGGTCACCAGTCTTTGGTCAGGACCAGGAGCCCACGGAGGCTGAGCCCGAGG ggaagggctggggtgggggcgtcGAGGGGCCGGCGGAGGCTGCCAAGtggccctccctgtcccctctgccccctggGCTGAAGAAGCCCTTCCCCCACGGGCgggaccaccccctccccacaaagGCCCAGAAACCGCGCGGAGTCCGTGCCCCTCCTCGCTTAGAAGAG GGTCGGCTCCCGGGCCTCCGGGTCAAGTACGTCTTCCTGGTCTGGCTGGGCATCTTTGCGGGCAGCTGGCTGGTGTACGTGCACTACTCGACCTACGCGGAGCTCTGCCGCGGCCACGTCTGCCAGGTGGTGATC TGTGACCAGTACCGCAAGGGCATCATCTCCGGCTCCCTCTGCCAGGACTTGTGCAACTTGCACAAGGTGGAGTGGAAGACGTGTCTGTCCTCCGTCCCCGGCCGGCAG GTATACAGCGGGCTGTGGCAGGGCAAGGAGGTGACTATCAAGTGCGGCCTCAAGGAGGGCCCCGACTCCAGGGCCAGGTCGGACGCGGCCCCCCGGCAGGAGCTGGTGCTGTTTGACAAGCCCACGCGAGGCACCTCGATTCAGGAGTTCCGAGAGATGACCCTCAGCTTCCTCAAG GCAAACCTGGGGGACCTGCCGTCCCTGCCGGCGCTGGTCGGGCAGGTGCTACTCATGGCCGACTTCAACAAAGACAGCAGGGTGTCGCTGGCGGAGGCCAAGTCTGTGTGGGCCCTGCTGCAGCGCAACGAGTTCCTCCTGCTGCTGTCCCTGCAGGAGGAGCACGCCTCCAGGCTGCTGGGCTCCTGCGGGGACCTGTACGTCACCGAGGGCGTCCCGCTCGGCTCCTGGCACGGGGCCGCTCTCCCACCCCTGCTGCGCCCGCTGCTGCCCCCCGCCCTGCACACGGCCCTCCAGCAGTGGCTGGGGCCTGCGTGGCCCTGGAGGGCCAAGATCGCCATCGGGTTGCTGGAGTTCGTGGAGGAGCTCTTCCACGGGGCCTACGGGACCTTCTACATGTGCGAGACCACGCTGGCCAACGTTGGCTACACGGCCAAGTACGACTTCAAGATGGCCGACCTCCAGCAGGTGGCGCCCGAGGCCGCCGTGCGCCGCTTCCTGCAGGGCCGCCACTGCGAGCACAGCGCGGACTGCACGTACGGCCGGGACTGCAGGGCCCCCTGCGACAAGCTCATGCGCCAGTGCAAGGGCGACCTCATCCAGCCCAACCTGGCCAAGGTGTGCGAGCTGCTGCGGGACTACCTGCTGCCCGGCGCGCCCGCCGAGCTGCGCGAGGAGCTGGCCAAGCAGCTGCGCACCTGCACCACGCTGAGCGGGCTGGCCAGCCAGGTGGAGGCGCACCACTCCCTGGTGCTGAGCCACCTGCGGACCCTGCTCTGGAAGGAGATCTCCAACACCAAGTTCTCCTGA